Proteins encoded by one window of Erythrobacter sp.:
- a CDS encoding NUDIX domain-containing protein: protein MPVVALALFDAEGSILLQRRQAGKHHGGLWEFPGGKVEDGEKPRDSLVREIAEELAIPLDPDSLRCAFFAEEAGERHVVLFLYTSFQQGLEPEGLDGQEWGWFTPEEAEELALAPMDRVLLSQIAQSPR, encoded by the coding sequence ATGCCTGTCGTGGCCCTGGCCCTGTTCGATGCGGAGGGGAGCATCCTGTTGCAACGGCGCCAGGCCGGAAAGCACCATGGCGGGCTGTGGGAATTCCCCGGCGGAAAGGTGGAAGACGGCGAAAAACCTAGGGATTCACTGGTCCGGGAGATTGCCGAAGAGCTAGCGATCCCGCTCGATCCGGACAGCCTGCGCTGTGCTTTTTTTGCCGAAGAGGCAGGCGAACGGCACGTTGTCCTGTTTCTTTACACCTCCTTCCAGCAAGGGCTGGAGCCAGAGGGGCTGGATGGGCAGGAGTGGGGCTGGTTCACTCCGGAAGAAGCAGAAGAACTGGCGCTGGCACCGATGGACCGGGTGCTGCTGTCGCAAATCGCGCAAAGCCCCCGTTAG
- a CDS encoding Flp family type IVb pilin has product MSAKTLLQQLLYDEQGATAVEYGLIAALIVIAMITALQGLATSTVDMWLNIETKVDDAVSPN; this is encoded by the coding sequence GTGTCTGCGAAAACATTGCTTCAGCAGCTTCTGTACGATGAACAAGGTGCGACGGCCGTGGAATACGGTCTCATCGCGGCGTTGATCGTAATTGCCATGATCACCGCCTTGCAGGGGCTTGCCACATCCACAGTGGACATGTGGCTGAACATCGAAACCAAAGTCGATGATGCAGTTTCTCCGAACTGA
- a CDS encoding Flp family type IVb pilin — MTFFKNMIRDEQGATAIEYGLIAALIAVAAITAMQSLGNELSTTFNNVKTELDSANDANQ, encoded by the coding sequence ATGACCTTCTTCAAGAACATGATCCGTGACGAGCAGGGCGCCACCGCCATCGAGTATGGCCTGATCGCCGCCCTCATCGCCGTTGCCGCCATCACCGCGATGCAGAGCCTCGGCAACGAACTGTCGACCACGTTCAACAACGTGAAGACCGAGCTGGACTCCGCGAACGACGCGAACCAGTAA
- a CDS encoding M48 family metalloprotease, protein MFSRRLKSLSLAGIAGLALSACATVPGANVAAGSPITAEEAQLGAQYHEQFVAEFGGEMTGPQAQYVEQIGQNIAVQSGLANSREAFNVTLLNSSVNNAFAVPGGYVYATRQLVNLMNNEAELAAVLGHEVGHVAARHSARRQAAAQRNQLGGVGIAILSQILLGNSSLGNTIAQGALQGSQALTLSYSRNQELEADALGVQYLNSAGYEPRAMATLLQSLAAQNQLDAQLQGRDNATIPEWASTHPDPASRVQNAVQLAGSGTGVTNRDTFLSRIDGMIYGDDPEQGVIEGRQFIHPILRFSFTAPQGFYMVNGTRAVSINGDAGRAQLTTAAYNNNLEAYVRSVFQTIGGQQQQLAPASVQRTTVNGLPAAYGTATVNNGQSQVDVTVFAYDFGNGQAFHFQSITPAGQAGTFNTLYNSMQRISAAEAGSVVPRRIDIVTAARTDTVATLARRMAYTDGQEARFRVLNGLFGNDQVVPGRQYKIVTR, encoded by the coding sequence CTGTTCTCGCGTCGCCTCAAATCGCTTTCGCTGGCCGGTATCGCCGGACTGGCGCTATCCGCCTGTGCCACTGTCCCGGGTGCCAATGTCGCCGCCGGTTCGCCCATTACTGCAGAAGAAGCGCAGCTCGGCGCGCAGTATCACGAGCAGTTCGTGGCCGAATTCGGTGGCGAGATGACCGGGCCACAGGCCCAATACGTGGAACAGATCGGCCAGAACATCGCGGTGCAATCGGGATTGGCGAACAGCCGGGAGGCTTTCAACGTCACGCTCCTCAATTCCAGCGTCAACAATGCCTTCGCGGTGCCCGGCGGCTACGTCTATGCGACGCGGCAGTTGGTGAACCTGATGAACAACGAGGCCGAACTGGCCGCCGTGCTAGGGCATGAAGTAGGCCACGTTGCCGCGCGGCATTCGGCGCGTCGGCAGGCAGCGGCGCAGCGCAACCAGCTCGGCGGAGTGGGCATCGCCATCCTCTCGCAGATCCTGCTGGGTAACAGCTCGCTCGGCAACACGATCGCTCAGGGCGCGCTGCAAGGTTCGCAAGCGCTGACGCTCAGCTATTCGCGCAACCAGGAACTGGAAGCCGATGCGCTGGGTGTCCAGTATCTCAATTCCGCCGGGTATGAGCCGCGCGCGATGGCCACGCTGTTGCAGAGCCTCGCCGCGCAGAACCAGCTCGATGCGCAACTGCAGGGGCGCGATAACGCTACGATTCCCGAATGGGCATCGACCCATCCCGATCCCGCCAGCCGGGTGCAGAACGCGGTGCAGCTTGCCGGAAGCGGCACGGGTGTAACCAATCGCGACACCTTCCTCAGTCGGATCGACGGGATGATTTATGGCGATGATCCCGAACAGGGCGTGATCGAAGGGCGGCAGTTCATACACCCGATCCTGCGCTTTTCCTTCACTGCGCCGCAGGGTTTCTACATGGTCAATGGAACGCGGGCAGTGTCGATCAATGGCGATGCGGGCCGGGCGCAGCTTACGACTGCGGCATACAACAACAATCTTGAAGCCTATGTCCGCTCGGTGTTCCAGACGATCGGTGGGCAACAGCAGCAGCTTGCCCCGGCCAGCGTCCAGCGCACCACGGTCAATGGACTGCCTGCGGCCTATGGAACCGCCACGGTAAACAATGGCCAGAGCCAGGTCGACGTGACCGTATTTGCCTACGACTTTGGTAACGGCCAGGCTTTTCACTTCCAGTCGATAACTCCGGCGGGGCAGGCGGGGACATTCAACACGCTCTACAATTCAATGCAGCGGATTAGTGCGGCGGAAGCCGGCAGCGTTGTGCCACGCCGGATCGACATCGTAACGGCCGCGCGCACAGATACGGTAGCCACGCTGGCGCGGCGGATGGCCTATACCGACGGGCAGGAAGCACGCTTCCGGGTCTTGAACGGCCTGTTCGGGAACGATCAGGTAGTGCCCGGGCGTCAGTACAAGATCGTCACCCGGTAA
- a CDS encoding acetyl-CoA carboxylase carboxyltransferase subunit alpha: MATFLEFEKPVAELEAKIADLRAAAGEDGAVDISAELARLEAKSAKLLESTYAALTPWQKTQVARHPGRPHFHDYVRLGFDHFLPLGGDRLYGDDQAIMGGLATLKGRKCVLIGHEKGHDTESRIKHNFGMGKPEGYRKAIRLMELADRFGLPVVTLVDTSGAFPGIEAEERGQAEAIARSTEACLALGVPMVAAIVGEGGSGGAVALASAERVLMFEHAVYSVISPEGCASILWRTAEKAPQAAEAMKLTAQDLIGVKVIDRIVSEPVGGAHRNAKAAVASLVTAIDEELEALSPLSRDELRRQREDRFLAIGRDLAR; the protein is encoded by the coding sequence ATGGCCACATTCCTCGAATTCGAAAAGCCGGTTGCCGAACTGGAAGCCAAGATCGCCGATCTGCGCGCGGCAGCGGGTGAAGACGGCGCGGTGGATATTTCCGCCGAGCTGGCGCGGCTGGAAGCGAAGAGCGCCAAGCTGCTCGAATCCACCTATGCCGCGCTTACCCCGTGGCAGAAGACGCAGGTCGCCCGGCATCCCGGTCGCCCGCATTTTCACGACTATGTGCGGCTTGGGTTCGATCACTTCCTGCCGCTGGGCGGGGATCGCCTGTACGGTGACGATCAGGCGATCATGGGCGGGCTGGCCACGCTGAAGGGCCGCAAGTGCGTGCTGATCGGGCATGAGAAGGGCCACGACACCGAAAGCCGGATCAAGCACAATTTCGGCATGGGCAAGCCCGAAGGCTATCGCAAGGCGATCCGGCTGATGGAGCTGGCAGACCGGTTCGGCCTGCCGGTGGTGACGCTGGTGGATACGTCTGGCGCTTTCCCCGGCATCGAGGCGGAAGAACGCGGGCAGGCCGAGGCCATCGCCCGTTCGACCGAAGCCTGCCTCGCGCTTGGCGTGCCGATGGTCGCGGCGATCGTCGGCGAAGGCGGCAGCGGCGGTGCGGTAGCGCTGGCGAGCGCCGAGCGGGTGCTGATGTTCGAACACGCGGTCTATTCAGTAATATCGCCCGAAGGCTGCGCCTCGATCTTGTGGCGCACGGCCGAAAAGGCTCCGCAGGCTGCCGAAGCGATGAAGCTGACCGCGCAGGACCTGATCGGGGTGAAAGTTATCGACCGGATCGTATCCGAACCTGTCGGTGGTGCGCATCGCAATGCCAAAGCAGCAGTTGCCAGCCTGGTGACTGCGATCGATGAGGAACTGGAAGCGCTTTCCCCGCTTTCGCGCGATGAATTGCGCCGCCAGCGAGAGGACCGGTTTCTCGCGATCGGGCGCGATCTCGCCCGCTAG
- a CDS encoding tyrosine recombinase, which yields MSGAIDSFLAMLAAERGAAVNTLLAYRRDLEGSEEAVGELLAADREKLERLNRAWANLAPSSVARKVSALRQFYGFCVDEGLRDDDPSAALPRPQARRPLPKILSHAEVERLFTTVEDEAAGDHPPAVRMLVLLELLYGSGLRATELVALALSAVPRDAPFLTITGKGGQQRMVPVSRRAQAALSRWMAVRPAAASPLLFPSGKAHLSRIRLYQLVKALAARADIDPAKVSPHVLRHAFATHLLEGGADLRVLQTLLGHADIATTQIYTHVDSARLVALVNERHPLAAKGARG from the coding sequence ATGTCTGGCGCCATCGACAGCTTCCTTGCCATGCTCGCCGCAGAACGCGGCGCAGCGGTGAACACCTTACTGGCCTACCGCCGCGATCTCGAAGGTAGCGAGGAAGCGGTGGGCGAATTGCTCGCGGCGGACCGCGAAAAGCTGGAACGATTGAATCGCGCCTGGGCAAACCTTGCCCCGTCGAGCGTCGCCCGCAAGGTTTCCGCGCTACGGCAGTTCTATGGCTTTTGCGTCGATGAAGGCCTGCGCGACGACGACCCTTCCGCCGCCCTGCCTCGCCCGCAAGCGCGCCGACCCTTGCCGAAGATCCTGTCGCACGCCGAGGTGGAGCGCCTGTTCACCACCGTTGAGGACGAGGCAGCGGGGGATCACCCGCCAGCTGTGCGAATGCTGGTGCTGCTCGAACTGCTCTACGGTTCCGGACTGCGGGCGACCGAACTGGTTGCGCTTGCGCTCAGCGCAGTGCCGCGCGATGCGCCGTTCCTGACGATTACCGGAAAGGGCGGGCAGCAGCGGATGGTGCCCGTTTCGCGCCGCGCGCAGGCGGCTCTGTCGCGCTGGATGGCGGTGCGGCCCGCCGCCGCTTCCCCATTGTTGTTTCCTTCGGGCAAAGCGCATCTCAGCCGTATCCGCCTGTATCAGCTGGTGAAAGCTCTGGCAGCGCGTGCGGATATCGATCCCGCCAAGGTCAGCCCGCACGTGCTGCGTCATGCCTTCGCCACCCATCTGCTCGAAGGCGGGGCGGACCTGCGCGTGCTGCAAACGCTGCTCGGCCACGCCGACATCGCCACCACGCAGATCTACACCCACGTCGATTCAGCGCGGCTGGTGGCACTGGTGAACGAGCGGCACCCTCTTGCAGCCAAGGGCGCGCGGGGGTAG
- a CDS encoding shikimate kinase, whose amino-acid sequence MTIGSNLPDDATIRSIRARLRGPVVLVGMMGVGKSTIGRKLANTLAMDFTDADDEIVEAANMTIAEVFDRFGEDHFRDGERRVIARLMEESGSGCVIATGGGAFVHPETRALILEKGVAVWLDASVDTLVDRVGRNKRRPLLRNGDIREKVTAMKAERKQFYAQAPIHVQSDTGPHSVAVNRILEALDQWL is encoded by the coding sequence ATGACGATTGGCAGCAATCTTCCCGATGATGCGACGATCCGCTCGATCCGCGCGCGGTTGCGCGGGCCAGTGGTGCTGGTGGGGATGATGGGCGTGGGCAAGTCCACCATCGGCCGCAAGCTTGCGAACACGCTGGCGATGGACTTCACCGATGCCGACGACGAAATCGTCGAAGCCGCCAACATGACCATCGCCGAAGTGTTCGACCGGTTCGGCGAGGATCACTTTCGCGATGGCGAGCGGCGGGTGATCGCGCGGCTGATGGAAGAAAGCGGATCGGGCTGCGTAATCGCGACCGGCGGCGGGGCCTTCGTCCATCCGGAAACGCGGGCGCTGATCCTTGAAAAGGGCGTTGCGGTGTGGCTTGACGCATCGGTGGATACGCTGGTGGACCGTGTGGGCCGCAACAAACGCCGCCCGCTGCTCCGCAACGGCGATATCCGCGAGAAAGTGACCGCGATGAAGGCCGAGCGCAAACAATTCTATGCCCAGGCCCCGATCCATGTGCAAAGCGATACGGGGCCGCATTCCGTGGCGGTGAACCGGATACTGGAGGCGCTCGACCAATGGCTGTGA
- a CDS encoding 3-dehydroquinate synthase: MAVIDVALAGRSYEVRVARGLLGDLPAQCGQLLRKAQVPIVTDANVHRLWGDAVTVALADAGKEARWLVHPPGEGAKSWEGLAHTVEFLLAEEVERGDHIVALGGGVIGDLTGFAASMLKRGCGFVQVPTTLLAQVDSSVGGKTAINVAAGKNLVGAFHQPSLVLADMDVLATLPEREMRCGYAEVIKYGILGDAEFFAWCEANGGAVLAQDDAALTHAVSESVKSKARIVAEDERETTGARALLNLGHTFGHALEAQTGYSERLLHGEAVALGMVLAARYSARRGYISVGDAARMADAIAASGLPVEISTLGLNCSGEVLAAHMLHDKKMDAGTLPFVLLRGIGEAFLDREVAMADIAVFMGEQLQAG, from the coding sequence ATGGCTGTGATCGACGTGGCGCTGGCCGGGCGCAGTTATGAGGTGCGGGTGGCGCGCGGATTGCTGGGCGATCTGCCCGCGCAATGTGGGCAGCTGCTGCGGAAGGCGCAGGTGCCGATTGTCACCGATGCCAATGTCCACCGCCTGTGGGGCGATGCAGTGACTGTCGCGCTTGCCGATGCGGGCAAGGAAGCGCGCTGGCTGGTCCATCCGCCGGGTGAAGGGGCGAAAAGCTGGGAGGGGCTGGCGCATACAGTCGAATTCCTGCTCGCCGAAGAGGTCGAGCGCGGGGATCATATTGTCGCGCTCGGCGGCGGGGTGATCGGCGATCTCACCGGCTTTGCCGCCTCGATGCTGAAGCGCGGCTGCGGCTTTGTGCAGGTGCCGACAACCTTGCTGGCGCAAGTCGATTCCAGCGTCGGCGGCAAGACTGCGATCAACGTGGCGGCGGGCAAGAACCTTGTCGGTGCCTTCCACCAGCCCTCGCTGGTGCTGGCGGACATGGACGTGCTCGCCACCCTGCCGGAACGGGAAATGCGCTGCGGCTATGCCGAAGTGATCAAGTACGGGATTCTCGGCGATGCGGAATTCTTCGCCTGGTGCGAGGCCAACGGCGGCGCGGTGCTCGCGCAGGACGATGCGGCGCTGACCCATGCGGTGAGCGAAAGCGTCAAGTCCAAGGCGCGGATCGTGGCGGAGGACGAGCGCGAGACCACCGGCGCGCGGGCGCTGCTCAATCTGGGCCATACCTTCGGCCACGCGCTCGAAGCGCAGACCGGCTATTCGGAGCGGCTGCTACATGGCGAGGCGGTAGCACTCGGCATGGTGCTGGCGGCGCGCTATTCGGCGCGGCGAGGGTACATTTCGGTCGGCGATGCCGCGAGGATGGCCGACGCCATCGCGGCTTCCGGCCTGCCGGTGGAAATTTCCACCCTGGGCCTCAATTGCAGCGGCGAAGTGCTCGCAGCGCATATGCTGCACGACAAGAAGATGGATGCAGGCACCCTGCCCTTCGTATTGCTGCGCGGAATCGGTGAGGCGTTCCTTGATCGCGAAGTGGCGATGGCGGATATTGCGGTTTTTATGGGTGAGCAGCTCCAAGCGGGCTAG
- a CDS encoding isoaspartyl peptidase/L-asparaginase — MKSPARYLLALAALILPASVAAHDPVSAEWAVAIHGGAGTLERSAMTPEREAEYTASLQAALDAGAAVLRDGGTSEDAVIAVITLLEDNPLFNAGRGAVLTWDGGISLDASLMLGESRAAGAVAGLTTVRHPILLAQAVMDDGRHVFLSGNGAEEFADGTSLERVESDWFITVPRAEALERYRSRELTALDDEHRFGTVGAVARDVHGNLAAGTSTGGMTGKRWDRIGDAPVIGAGTYADNRACAVSATGAGEYFIRAAVANSICRLMQLAGMGPREAADNVMAEVAELGGDGGVIVIAPSGETAFSFNTSGMYRGRADSTGLNEVGIFAD; from the coding sequence ATGAAATCTCCTGCACGCTATCTCCTTGCGCTTGCTGCGCTAATCTTGCCCGCAAGCGTGGCGGCGCATGATCCTGTCTCGGCCGAATGGGCCGTGGCGATCCACGGCGGCGCCGGCACGCTGGAACGATCCGCGATGACTCCCGAACGGGAAGCCGAATATACCGCGTCGCTGCAAGCCGCGCTCGATGCGGGTGCGGCGGTGTTGCGCGATGGCGGCACTTCCGAAGACGCGGTGATCGCGGTCATCACTCTGCTTGAGGACAATCCGCTGTTCAACGCCGGGCGCGGCGCGGTGCTGACATGGGACGGCGGCATTTCGCTCGACGCCTCGCTGATGCTGGGAGAAAGCCGCGCTGCAGGCGCAGTTGCAGGGCTGACCACCGTGCGCCACCCGATCCTGCTGGCGCAGGCGGTGATGGACGACGGGCGGCACGTTTTCCTGAGCGGCAACGGAGCGGAAGAATTCGCCGATGGCACTTCGCTGGAGCGGGTCGAAAGCGACTGGTTCATCACCGTACCGCGTGCCGAGGCGCTTGAACGCTACCGCTCGCGCGAACTGACTGCGCTGGATGACGAACACCGTTTCGGTACTGTTGGGGCAGTGGCACGCGATGTGCACGGCAACCTGGCCGCAGGAACTTCCACCGGCGGGATGACGGGCAAGCGCTGGGACCGGATCGGCGATGCCCCGGTGATCGGCGCGGGCACCTATGCCGACAACCGCGCCTGCGCCGTCTCCGCTACAGGAGCTGGCGAGTACTTCATCCGCGCTGCGGTCGCCAATTCGATCTGCCGCCTGATGCAGTTGGCGGGCATGGGCCCACGCGAGGCCGCAGACAACGTGATGGCCGAAGTCGCCGAACTTGGCGGCGATGGCGGAGTGATCGTGATTGCGCCTTCGGGCGAAACCGCCTTCAGCTTCAACACCAGCGGCATGTATCGCGGCCGCGCGGACAGCACCGGCCTGAACGAAGTCGGGATTTTCGCGGACTAG
- a CDS encoding DUF488 domain-containing protein — protein sequence MSGVIHTIGYARATQDALVSALVAARIELLADVRALPLSRRAGFSKTSLKAAVEAAGMSYRHFRDLGTPKEGRDAARRGDYVTLQQVFAGQLELPEAMAQMAELTTLARERRTCLLCYCEEPDHCHRALLVDAAFEDWKRIDLHPGELPG from the coding sequence ATGAGCGGAGTGATCCACACCATCGGCTATGCGCGGGCGACTCAGGATGCGCTGGTGAGTGCACTCGTCGCGGCGCGGATCGAACTGCTTGCCGATGTCCGCGCCCTGCCGCTTTCGCGAAGGGCGGGTTTTTCCAAGACCTCGCTGAAAGCTGCGGTAGAGGCAGCAGGTATGTCCTACCGCCACTTCCGTGATCTCGGGACGCCCAAGGAGGGGCGCGATGCGGCCCGCAGGGGCGACTACGTTACGTTGCAGCAGGTCTTTGCGGGCCAGTTGGAATTGCCCGAAGCCATGGCGCAAATGGCGGAACTGACCACGCTGGCGCGCGAGCGCCGCACCTGTCTGCTCTGCTATTGCGAGGAGCCCGACCATTGCCACCGCGCGCTGCTCGTCGATGCAGCTTTCGAGGACTGGAAGCGTATCGACCTGCACCCCGGCGAACTGCCGGGTTGA
- the gorA gene encoding glutathione-disulfide reductase has protein sequence MSDTYDFDLFTIGAGSGGVRASRVSAAHGARVAIAEEYRVGGTCVIRGCVPKKMLVYGAHFAEDLEDCKRFGWEIEGKRFNWQTLRDNVLADVDRLESAYTDTLENAKVTIFHERAQITGPHEITLASGKVVTARYILIATGARPFMPECKGVEHAITSNEAFHLDALPKRMIIAGGGYIANEFAGIFNEFGTKVTLVNRGDTLLRGYDEAVRDRLLQISITKGIKFKFNTIFEYIEKCDDGRYKVKLSDCEEEIVDCVMFAVGRRPNIEGLGLESAGVELGERGEIKVDRFSKTSVEHIYAVGDVTDRVQLTPVAIREGQAFADSVFGGSDPVAVDYSCIPSAVFSHPPIAAVGMTEGEAKNKLGAVKVYLSDFRPMKNVLAGRNERSLFKMICNAEDGKIVGIHMIAPEAAEMMQAAAIAVKAGLTKADFDATVAIHPTMAEELVLMR, from the coding sequence ATGTCCGACACCTACGATTTCGACCTCTTTACCATCGGTGCCGGATCGGGGGGCGTGCGTGCCAGCCGGGTGTCCGCCGCGCATGGAGCAAGAGTGGCGATTGCCGAGGAATACCGGGTGGGCGGCACCTGCGTAATCCGCGGCTGCGTGCCCAAGAAGATGCTCGTTTATGGCGCGCATTTCGCCGAGGACCTGGAGGACTGCAAACGGTTCGGCTGGGAAATCGAAGGCAAGCGCTTCAACTGGCAGACCTTGCGCGACAACGTGCTGGCCGATGTCGACCGGCTCGAAAGCGCTTACACCGACACGCTGGAGAACGCCAAGGTCACGATCTTCCACGAACGCGCGCAGATCACCGGGCCGCATGAAATCACTCTTGCAAGCGGCAAGGTGGTGACGGCAAGATATATCCTGATCGCCACCGGAGCACGGCCGTTCATGCCCGAATGCAAGGGGGTGGAACACGCCATCACGTCCAACGAGGCGTTCCACCTCGACGCATTGCCCAAGCGCATGATCATCGCCGGCGGCGGCTACATCGCCAATGAATTCGCAGGGATCTTCAACGAATTCGGCACCAAGGTGACGCTGGTCAATCGCGGCGATACGCTGCTGCGCGGCTATGACGAAGCGGTGCGCGACCGGCTGCTGCAAATCTCGATCACCAAGGGTATCAAATTCAAGTTCAACACGATCTTCGAATATATCGAGAAGTGCGATGACGGGCGCTACAAGGTCAAACTTTCCGACTGCGAAGAGGAGATCGTCGACTGCGTGATGTTCGCGGTCGGCCGCCGTCCGAATATCGAAGGACTGGGGCTGGAGTCGGCAGGAGTCGAACTGGGCGAGCGCGGCGAGATAAAGGTTGACCGTTTCAGCAAAACCAGCGTCGAGCACATCTACGCCGTGGGTGACGTGACCGACCGGGTGCAACTGACCCCGGTAGCGATCCGCGAAGGGCAGGCCTTCGCCGATTCCGTGTTCGGTGGTAGCGATCCGGTGGCGGTCGATTATTCGTGCATCCCCAGCGCCGTGTTCAGTCATCCGCCGATTGCCGCTGTCGGCATGACAGAGGGCGAGGCGAAGAACAAGCTGGGCGCGGTTAAGGTCTACCTGTCCGATTTCCGCCCGATGAAGAACGTGCTGGCGGGGCGCAACGAACGATCCTTGTTCAAGATGATCTGCAATGCGGAGGATGGAAAGATCGTCGGCATCCACATGATCGCGCCCGAAGCCGCCGAAATGATGCAGGCCGCCGCGATTGCGGTGAAGGCGGGGCTGACCAAGGCCGACTTCGATGCCACGGTGGCGATCCATCCGACGATGGCGGAAGAGCTGGTGCTGATGCGCTGA
- a CDS encoding DEAD/DEAH box helicase: MTITFDQLGLSQPVLQALDMKGYNTPTPIQAQAIPAVLDGRDLLGIAQTGTGKTAAFMLPSIDNLRKAAKQTPFKSCRMLVLAPTRELAGQIADSARDYGALAGLKVSSIVGGTSVNKDRNKLHKGCDILVATPGRLLDLIDQKAFNLSGVEILVLDEADQMLDLGFIHALRRISELVPDTRQTLFFSATMPKTIKELVGKYCRNPVTVSVTPAATTAERIDQYLFMVQQDEKPALLEMILLEQHKVPGKFERVLIFTRTKHGADRLVKRLAQANIPSNAIHGNKSQPQRVRALDEFKRAKTPILIATDVAARGIDIPGVSHVINYELPNVAEQYVHRIGRTARAGAEGIAIAFCAEDERAYLKDICKVTDAEFDRLPLPENFRAVVEGVGPTKPAPKTQQQRVRPQPRGASVERHGGGQRKPNRAGHGGQGRSDGGRSEGARAEGGRGQGSGGRGRPSGNRSRGGGSGGRG; this comes from the coding sequence ATGACTATTACTTTCGACCAGCTCGGTCTTTCGCAGCCTGTTTTGCAGGCGCTCGACATGAAGGGCTACAATACCCCTACGCCGATCCAGGCGCAGGCGATCCCCGCCGTGCTCGACGGGCGCGACCTGCTCGGCATCGCGCAGACCGGCACCGGCAAGACTGCCGCCTTCATGCTCCCCAGCATCGATAACCTGCGCAAGGCCGCCAAGCAGACACCTTTCAAGTCCTGCCGCATGCTGGTGCTCGCGCCGACGCGCGAACTGGCCGGGCAGATTGCCGACTCTGCCCGTGACTACGGTGCGCTGGCGGGGCTCAAGGTTTCGTCCATCGTTGGCGGCACTTCGGTCAACAAGGATCGCAACAAGCTGCACAAGGGCTGCGACATCCTCGTCGCCACGCCGGGCCGCCTGCTCGACCTGATCGACCAGAAGGCCTTCAACTTGTCGGGCGTCGAGATCCTCGTGCTCGACGAAGCCGACCAGATGCTAGATCTCGGCTTCATCCACGCGCTGCGCCGCATCAGCGAGCTGGTGCCTGACACCCGGCAGACGCTGTTCTTCAGCGCCACCATGCCCAAGACGATCAAGGAACTGGTGGGCAAGTACTGTCGCAATCCGGTCACCGTCTCGGTCACTCCTGCGGCCACTACGGCAGAGCGTATCGACCAGTACCTGTTCATGGTGCAGCAGGACGAAAAGCCCGCGCTGCTTGAAATGATCCTGCTCGAACAGCACAAGGTGCCGGGCAAGTTCGAACGGGTGCTGATCTTCACCCGCACCAAGCACGGCGCGGACCGGCTGGTGAAGCGTCTGGCGCAGGCGAACATCCCGTCGAACGCCATCCACGGCAACAAGAGCCAGCCGCAGCGGGTGCGTGCGCTCGATGAATTCAAGCGTGCCAAGACCCCGATCCTGATCGCCACCGACGTGGCGGCGCGCGGGATCGATATTCCCGGCGTGAGCCACGTGATCAATTACGAGCTGCCCAACGTGGCCGAACAATATGTCCACCGCATCGGCCGCACCGCGCGTGCCGGGGCGGAAGGGATCGCGATTGCCTTCTGCGCCGAGGACGAGCGTGCTTACCTGAAGGATATCTGCAAGGTGACCGATGCCGAGTTCGACCGTCTGCCGCTGCCGGAGAATTTCCGCGCCGTGGTGGAAGGCGTCGGCCCGACCAAGCCTGCGCCCAAGACCCAGCAGCAGCGGGTCCGCCCGCAGCCGCGCGGTGCTTCGGTAGAACGCCACGGCGGCGGCCAGCGCAAGCCCAACCGTGCCGGTCACGGTGGCCAGGGTCGCAGTGATGGCGGTCGCAGTGAAGGTGCGCGCGCAGAAGGCGGGCGTGGCCAAGGTTCGGGCGGACGCGGACGGCCTTCGGGCAACCGCTCGCGCGGCGGCGGCTCGGGCGGTCGCGGCTAA
- a CDS encoding tryptophan-rich sensory protein, producing MSFPVIFAVAWAVILGLGGGLLTKIGQWYRDLAKPSWQPPDWLFGPAWTLILGLAAWAFVLSWDAAEAAGETSFLIALYLVNGVLHFLWSPMFFTLKRPDWALVEVPFLWLSILALTIFLREYSVLASWLIVPYLVWVSFATLLNWKIVQLNKPFGR from the coding sequence ATGAGCTTCCCCGTCATCTTCGCTGTCGCCTGGGCCGTCATCCTCGGGCTGGGAGGCGGGCTGCTGACCAAGATCGGCCAATGGTACCGCGATCTCGCCAAGCCGAGCTGGCAACCGCCTGACTGGCTGTTTGGCCCGGCATGGACTCTGATCCTCGGCCTCGCCGCCTGGGCCTTCGTGTTGAGCTGGGATGCGGCAGAAGCGGCGGGGGAGACCAGCTTCCTGATCGCGCTCTACCTCGTCAACGGCGTGCTGCACTTTCTCTGGTCGCCGATGTTCTTCACCCTGAAACGCCCCGACTGGGCGCTGGTAGAAGTGCCGTTCCTGTGGCTCTCGATCCTTGCGCTGACGATATTCCTGCGCGAATACTCGGTGCTCGCAAGCTGGCTGATCGTGCCCTACCTCGTCTGGGTCAGCTTCGCGACGCTGCTTAATTGGAAAATCGTGCAGTTGAACAAGCCGTTCGGGCGCTGA